The sequence CCACGCGGCGGAGCTCCGCCTTGGGCACCTGGTCGCCCTCGGCGATCACCAGCATGTCGACCAGCGCGCTGATGACCTGGAGGTTGTTCCTGACGCGATGATGCGTCTCGTTCATCTTACGCTGAAGGCTTGCGTTCAGCGCCTCCACGTGATCGCGGCTGCGGCGGAGCTCCTCCTCGGCCCCCCGCTGCGCCGTCACGTCGCGGTTGATCTCCAGGATCGCGGCGGGCTCGCCGCGCTCGTCGCGCTGAAGTGCCCATCGGCTGGCGACCAGGATGCGGCGACCGTCGCGACGAAGCTGGCTGATCTCGCCCTCCCACGAGCCACGCCCGGTAAGAGCGGCGCGAACCTCCTCGAACGAGAGCGGAAACCGCGTGTGCAGCAGCTCCCAGGCCACCTCTCCCATCGCCTCGTCGCGAGAGTATCCGTACATCTCCTCGGCGCCGCGATTCCAGAACGAGATGTGGTTATCCAGGTCGTGCACGATCACGGTGTCGTGCGCAAGCTCCAGAAGCTGTGCGTGGCGGCGCAGCTCACGGTCGGCGCGGCGTCGGTCGGTCACGTCGCGGTAGGACGCCACGGCGCCCACCGGGGCGCCCGCGGAGTCGCGCAGCGGCACGGCGTTCACCGAGAGCCCGATGCGGCGGCCGTCCGCGCGCAGGGTGTCGAGCTCGACGCCCTGCGCCAGCGCGCAGGTCCTCAGCACGACGGCGATAGGGTGCTGGTCGTCGGGAAGCGAGCTGCCGTCGGGCATGAGGATGCTCCACTGCGGCCCATCCACGTCGATGCCGCAGAGCGCGCCCTCCGTGCGGCCCCCGATACGCTGGGCGGCCGCGTTGGCATACGTGATGGCGCCCCTGGCGTCGAAGAGGGTGATGCCGTCGGCGACGGCCTCCAGGATGCCCCGCAGGCGCTCGCCGCTCTCAACGGCGGCCTCGCGCGCCCGCACGAGATCCGTCACGTCGCGCACCATCGCGAGCACCGATTCGACGCTGCCATCGGGCCCGCGCTCCGCCGTCAGGCGGGCATGGTAGCCGCGCCTCCCCGCCGGCGTGGCGGCCATCGTCTCGAACCAGTTGTCGCGCCCGGTGTCGAGAACGCGGCGGATCGCGTCCTGCCAGCGCGCCAGCGTCTCCGGATCGTCCGGGATCCCGATCTCCGCGTTCGTGCGGCCAAGCCATTCGCGCGCGGGGACCCCGAACACCGCGCTGACGGCCGGGTTCACATAGAGATGGCGCAGATCGCGGCCGAACCGCGCGATCACGTCCGGCGCGTTCTCCACGAGAGCCTCGAAGGCGCGCTCGCGATCGCGAAGGCGCTCGTCCATTTCGCGGAGCTGCGTCACGTCGCTGCAGATGCCCAGCATGCGCGCGACGCGCCCTTGCTCGTCCAGCACAGGGCGCCCGGAGGCGCGTGTCCAATGGAGCGAGCCATCGGGCCGCACCGTGCGGAACTCGATCTGGTAGGGACTGGCGCTGGCGAGGGCTTGGTCGATGGCCGCCAGCACGGCCGGGCGGTCGTCGGGAACGATGGTCTGCACGTAGCCCTCGAACGTCCCGCCGACGCTGCCTGGCGGGAGCCCGTGGGCTTGCGCGAGACGGCTCGACCAGGTGACCCGGCCGCTGGCGATGTCCCAACTCCAGACGCCCACGCCGGCCGCCTCAAGGGCCAGGCTCAGCGCGTCGACGGTGAGGCCGCCGGCGGCGTCGGACATCGACGCCGCGCCGCGCCCGGTGGGCGCGGGCCCGTCGCTAGGGGCGCGATCGGTCGTCATGCTATGGTGGTACCCCTGGTTTCGTGCGCTGCGATGGCGGCCAGTGCGCGGGCGCGGCGCCGCACACCGCTCCGCCCATGGACCGACCTCAGTCACCTATGTACGCAGAGCGGCCCCGTTTGGTGCCACCCCTGATCCTCGCAAATCGCCTGCGATGTGCGTCCGTCCCGGAGGACGGGGGCGGCGTCAGCAGCGCCTCCTTCGTCGCCGGCAGCCAGTCCACCCGCCAGCCCAACGCGCGCGCCGTCCGCCGCGGCGGCATCCACCAGCCGCCGCCCAGTGGGACGTCATTCGCCTGACCGGCCGGGCCTCTGGAGCGACGGCAGGGCACGTGGTCCACGAGAGAGATGGGGCAACGCTCCGGGCGCAGGGGCCGCCGCAGCGCTGGACGCAAGGAGGCTGAGCGCCAGCAGGCACAAGGAGAGGGAGGGCACGTTGACCCGCGCGGCGCGCGCGGCGTATAATGCGACACCATAGCCCCACTAAGAAAGGGCGCCCGCGATGGCACTCGAACGCCCCCGCGCCTGGGACCCCACCCGCTGGGCCGGCCTCAGCCCCAACGGTATCGGCCAGACCAAGCCCAATCACTACTGGGAGATGGCCCGCGCGGCATGGGAGAACCGCGACCGGCTCGGCTACGCCTGGCGCATCCTCTCGCAGGGGGTCTGCGATGGCTGCGCCCTCGGCGCGACCGGCCTGCGCGACTGGACGATGAAGGGGCCGCACCTCTGCGCGGTGCGCCTGAACCTGCTGCGACTCAACACGATGCCGGCGCTCGACCCGGCCCGCCTGGCTCGCGTGGACGACCTCGCGCCGCTCGACGGCAAGGCGCTGCGCGGCCTGGGCCGCCTGCCATGCCCCCTGCTGCGCCGGCGCGGCGAGCCGGGATTCCGGCCCGTGGGCTGGGACGAGGCGCTCGAGCTGTGCGCGCGCTCCCTCCGCGAGGCGCGGCCGCCGGGCGGAGGCCCGCCGCGGGCAGCCTTCTACCTCACCTCGCGCGGTATCGTCAACGAGACCTACTACGTCGCGCAGAAGGTGGCCCGCTTCCTGGGCACCAACAACGTCGACAACGCCGCCCGCATCTGCCACGCCCCCAGCACCCTCGCCCTCAAGAGGGCCGTCGGCGCCGCCGCCTCCACCTGCTCCTACACCGACTGGATCGGCGCCGACCTGCTCGTTCTGGTGGGCAGCGACGTGCCCAACAACCAGCCGGTCACCACGAAGTACATGTACTACGCCCGGCAGCGCGGCACGAAGATCCTGGTGGTGAACGCCTACCGCGAGCCCGGCCTGGAGCGCTACTGGATCCCCTCCGCGCTCGAGAGCGCGATGTTCGGCACGCGCCTGGCCGACGACTTCTTTCTGGTGCACACGGGCGGCGACGTCGCCTTCTTCAACGGCGTCGTGAAGAGCCTCATCGAGACCCGCTGCGTGGACGAGGTGTTCGTGCGAGAGCGGTGTGACGGCTTCGCGGAGCTCAAGACGGCGTTGGCCGGGCAGTCGTGGGAGTCGCTCGAGCGCGCCTCCGGGGCCTCGCGCGCCGACATGGAGCGGTTCGCGGCGTACGCCGCCGCGGCACGCACGGGCGTGTTCGTGTGGAGTATGGGGGTTACGCAGCACCGTCACGGCGTCGAGAACGTGCGGGCCATCATCAACGTGGCGCTGGCGCGCGGGATGGTGGGGCGCGAGAAGTGCGGACTCATGCCGATCCGTGGGCACAGCGGCGTACAGGGTGGAGCCGAGATGGGCGCCTACGCCACCGTCTTCCCGGGCGGCGCCGCCATCGACCCACCGAACGCCGCGCGCCTCGAGGCGCTGTGGGGCTTCGCGCCGCCGGCGGAGCCGGGCCTGAACGCCGTGCAGATGGTGGAGGCCGCGCACCGCGGCGAGATGGACGTGCTCTGGAGCATTGGCGGCAACTTCCTGGACACGCTGCCGCAGCCCGACTTCGCGCGCGAGGCGCTGGCCCGCGTGCCCCTGCGCGTGCACCAGGACATCGTGGTCACCACGCAAATGCTCTCGGAGCCCGGCGAGGCCGTGCTGCTGCTGCCCGCCGCCACGCGCTATGAGATCCCCGGCGGCACCACGGAGACCACCACCGAGCGCCGCGTCCTCTTCAGCCCGGAGGTGCCAGGGCCGCGCGTGTCCGGCGCCCGGCCGGAATGGCAGGTGCTCGCCGAGGTGGCCGCGCGCGCTGACCCGGGCCGCGCCGAGCGGATCCGCTTCGACGACACGCAGGCCATTCGAGAGGAGATCGCGCGGGCCGTGCCCTTCTACGCCGGCATCGAGGCGCTGCGCCGCGGCGGCGACCAGTTTCAGTGGGGCGGCGCGCGCCTCTGCGAGGAACGGTTCGGCACCCCCAATGGGCGCGCACAGTTCGCGGCCATGGACCCGCCGAACGCGGAGCCGCCAGAAGGCCGGTTCCGGGTGAGCACGCGGCGCGGCAAGCAGTTCAACTCGATGGTACAGGCGGCGAAGGACCCGCTGACCGGCGCCGAGCGTGACTCGGTCCTGATGTCGGCCGAGGATGCGGAGCGCATGGGGTTGCGGGCGGGCGACCGTATATGCCTCCACAACGGACATGGGCGGATGACCGGCAGAGTTTTCGTCGCGCCAGTGCGCCCCCGGAACCTGCAGGTGCACTGGCCGGAGGGCAACGCCCTCGTGCCGCGCGGCGCCTGCGACGAGTCGGGCGTGCCAGACTACAACGCCGTCGTCGAGGTGACGCGCGCCGAGGAATAGACCGGGCCGCGCCATGACGACCCGGAGAACACCGGGGGACCAGGCCGATCTCTGTGCGCGCCCGCCGGGCTCCGAGCTCCAGAAACCGTTGCAGGAATCAGCCCGGCGGCCGCGGAATGAGTTCGCGCAGCCCGCGGTGGTGGCGCGGAGGAGATCATGGCACCCGGCGAGACGAGCAACACGCAGCGGCAGGCATCGCCCCCTCAGCGAGCGACGCGCGCGCTGCGGCGCGCCGAGCAGCTCGTTCGGCGCGGACAACTCGGCGAGGCCATCCAGAGCCTGCATCAGGCCCTGGCGTTCGGCGCCGACCGCTACGACTGCTACCTGCGCCTGGCCAGGCTCTACAAGACCTGCCGGCAGTGGCCGGAGGCCGTCTCCGCGGCAAGAAAGGCCGTGGAGGTTCACCCGGACCGCCTCACGGCCCGCGAGGCCGTCGTCGCCCTTTGCCTGGAGACCCGCGACTTCGCTCGGGCGATCGATGAGAGCAAAGCCCTCCTGAGCCGCTTCCCGCGCCACCTGCCCGCCCGCGACGCGCTCGGGGCCGCCTACATCGGCATCGGCGACGTTGTGGCGGCCACGCGGGTCGCGTCGGAGCTCATCCGTCTGGACCCCTCCGACCCAACGCACCGCTTTAAGAAGGCCCTCCTCTGTCAGCATCAGGGCGAGAACGGCATGGCCGTCGATGAGTTCCAGCGCGTCGTCGCCATGGCCCCCGACACCGACCTGGCGCGCAGCGCCCGCGAGCAACTCGAGGTGCTGGACCTGCACCAGCTCCATAGCATCCTCCTGCTCGCCTCCGACGACCCGGTGTTCCGCGTCAGGCTCCAGCGCGACCCCGAGGAGGCCCTCGATGAGCGCGGCTTCCGGCTCAGCGAGTGGGGTCGCGACCGCCTCGATGACCTGGTCGACGAGGACCTCGCGGGCACGGAGGGCTGCTCGACACCCAGGCTCTATCACTGACGGCCGGGCGACACGGGTCGCGTCTCCCACCCCGGCGGCGGCCGGCCGGAGTCCGATCCCCGGTGCATGGTGATGAACTCTTCCGACGCTTCCCCCAGGCCGACCGACCGCCTGCGAGAGCTCCTCGGCGCCGCGCGCCGTGGCGAGCGCACGCTCGTGATGGGCATCCTCAACGTTACACCCGACTCGTTCTCTGATGGCGGGCGCTACCGCGACCCTGGCGCCGCCATCGCCCGGGGCGAGCAGATGGCCGCCGAGGGCGCCGACATCGTGGATGTGGGCGGCGAATCCAGCCGGCCGGGCGCGGAGGCGGTCGACGTAGAGGAGGAGTTGCGCCGCGTGCTGCCCGTCGTTGAGAAGCTCGTCGCGCGCACGCCGGCGCCCATCTCGGTCGACACGTGGAAGGCCGAGGTCGCGCGCCGCGCCGCGGATGCCGGCGCCGTGATGCTCAACGACATCAGCGCCCTCACGTTCGACCCGATGATGGCGCCGACCGCCGCCGAGCGGCGCATGCCGGTCGTGCTCATGCACATCCGGGGCGTACCCAGCACCATGCAGTGGGACGCGCACTACGATGACGTGGTGGCGGAGGTGCGCGACTGGCTGGCCGAGCGGGCGGCCGACGCGATGGCGGCAGGAATCGCGCGCGAGGACATCGTGCTCGATCCTGGCTTCGGCTTCGGCAAGACGGCGGGGCACAACCTGGAACTGCTGCGCCGACTGCGCGAGATCGCCGCGCTCGGCTACCCCGTGCTCTCGGGCATGTCGCGCAAGAGCACCATCGGCCGCGTCCTCGGCGGCCTGCCGCCGGACCAGCGCGTCGAGGGCACGGCGGCGGCCGTCGCGCTCAGCATCGCCAACGGCGCCGCCATCGTGCGCGTGCACGACGTGCGCGAGATGGTGCGCGTGGCGCGCATGGCGGACGCGGTGGTTCGCGCCAACTGGAGCGAGGGGCCGGCCTGAGCCGGCAGCCATCATCCTGGCAGTCCCGCCGTCTCACAGGAACTGATGCCACGCGCAGCCGAGATCCACCGTCTCGCCCGGCCTCAGCGTCACCTCCCACGTGAACCGCCCCAGCCCGTTCAGTCGCCACCACCAGGACGGCCAGTTGAACCAGTACCACCAACTCGGGTAGCGCGGGCTATAGGAAGGGCCTTCCTGCAAGCTCGCCGTCTCCGCCCTGCCGCCGTGGTCTGCCTGGTCCACCTGGCCGAGGACGTGCCGCGTCACCGAGATCGTCATCTCGCGGCCCGCGTGGTTCGTCAGGCCGATGGTGCCCCGCATGTCGACGCGGGCATAGTGGTACCCGTCGATCAGGCCGGCCTCGGGCGCGCGCTTCACCTCGCGATCCTCGCGCTTCACGCGCACGTCCACGGCGGCCGTCACCTCCAGGTCCGTCGTCGCGCCCGGCGAGGTGTAGGTCATCAGACCCTGCGAGAGAACGGTCTCGCCGCTGAGCACCAGGGCGGGCGCCGTGGTCAGCGGGTAGCGGCTCGTGTTCTCCAGGCGCAGCGAGTGCTCCACGCGGGGTGCGGCGAGCAGGCGCGCCAGGTCGGCCTCGCGATCCGGGGTCAGGTTCGGTGGATGGACGCCCTCGGGGGGCGCGATCGGCACATCCAGCGTGTAGATGTCGCGGTAGGGCAGCGTGAGCTCGGCCACGGGCAGGACCATCCGCTCGCCGCGCTTGAGGCTCACCCGCCGAACGGTGAAGACGAACAGGTCCTCGGTGGCCGCGCCCGGCATCAGCTCCGGCGGCGCGATGCCCACGTCGGGCGGCGCGACGGCCTCGGCGCCCCGGCGACCCCCGCGAACCTCGCCCATGCGCGCCGTCTGCCCCATGATGGCGTTGTTCATGGCGAAGCCGGTGGCGCTCCCCGGCTGGAAGTAAGGAGAGAGCCGGGCGAAGGCGTCCTGCACCCCGATCGGGTCGGGCGTGTCGCGGAAGAAGAACGAGGGCACACCGATCACCAGGTTGACCGTCGCGTCCTTCAGATCCACCATCTCGTTGAGCAGGTCGGCCTGGAGCGAGAGCGTGGCGCTGCCCTTGCCGTCCATGCGCACCCGGTAGGCCGGTATCCAGCGAAGCCCGCGCTGAAGGTAGAGCATGCCCACACGGGCCGTCTTGCCGGGCGCACGGTTGAGCCGCAGCGTCAGCAGGCTGCGCAACTCCTCGTGGCTGGTCTTCGGCACGAACGGCGCGCGGAACTCGACCTGCTGGATCAGGTCGATCGGCAGCGCCTGGGTTCCCTTCGCCGTCGCCAGGAGCAGCACCGTGCCCTGCTGCGGGAGCTGCGGCGGGGCGCCCGGCGGCAGCGTCGCCTCCAGCTCCTCGGCCGAGCGGCGCGGAAGGCCGGCGATGCGACCCTCGTGGGTCCGGCCGCCCTTCTCCCGCACCAGCACGCGCGCTCCGGGGTTCCCCTCGAGCAGCTCGCGCACGCTCAGCGCCGTGCGGACCACGCGCACCCGCCGCGTGCCGGCGGTCACGGAGACGACACGAGTGCCGGGCGAGCGGGAGTAGGACCAGAACGTGCCGAGCACGGGCATCGGAAGGTAGTCCATGCGCACCTCGCCGCGCGGCGTGATGGGCAGCGCGCCCTCGTGCACCACGAGCGCGTGCCCGTCCTTGAAGACGGTGACCTCGCGCACGGGCATGCGCGCCAACGCGCTGAGCGGCTCGGCCGGCTCCGCGACGGCGGGGGCGGCGGCCAGGCAGGCGGCGGCGAG comes from Chthonomonadales bacterium and encodes:
- the folP gene encoding dihydropteroate synthase, which produces MNSSDASPRPTDRLRELLGAARRGERTLVMGILNVTPDSFSDGGRYRDPGAAIARGEQMAAEGADIVDVGGESSRPGAEAVDVEEELRRVLPVVEKLVARTPAPISVDTWKAEVARRAADAGAVMLNDISALTFDPMMAPTAAERRMPVVLMHIRGVPSTMQWDAHYDDVVAEVRDWLAERAADAMAAGIAREDIVLDPGFGFGKTAGHNLELLRRLREIAALGYPVLSGMSRKSTIGRVLGGLPPDQRVEGTAAAVALSIANGAAIVRVHDVREMVRVARMADAVVRANWSEGPA
- a CDS encoding tetratricopeptide repeat protein — translated: MAPGETSNTQRQASPPQRATRALRRAEQLVRRGQLGEAIQSLHQALAFGADRYDCYLRLARLYKTCRQWPEAVSAARKAVEVHPDRLTAREAVVALCLETRDFARAIDESKALLSRFPRHLPARDALGAAYIGIGDVVAATRVASELIRLDPSDPTHRFKKALLCQHQGENGMAVDEFQRVVAMAPDTDLARSAREQLEVLDLHQLHSILLLASDDPVFRVRLQRDPEEALDERGFRLSEWGRDRLDDLVDEDLAGTEGCSTPRLYH
- a CDS encoding FdhF/YdeP family oxidoreductase, which codes for MALERPRAWDPTRWAGLSPNGIGQTKPNHYWEMARAAWENRDRLGYAWRILSQGVCDGCALGATGLRDWTMKGPHLCAVRLNLLRLNTMPALDPARLARVDDLAPLDGKALRGLGRLPCPLLRRRGEPGFRPVGWDEALELCARSLREARPPGGGPPRAAFYLTSRGIVNETYYVAQKVARFLGTNNVDNAARICHAPSTLALKRAVGAAASTCSYTDWIGADLLVLVGSDVPNNQPVTTKYMYYARQRGTKILVVNAYREPGLERYWIPSALESAMFGTRLADDFFLVHTGGDVAFFNGVVKSLIETRCVDEVFVRERCDGFAELKTALAGQSWESLERASGASRADMERFAAYAAAARTGVFVWSMGVTQHRHGVENVRAIINVALARGMVGREKCGLMPIRGHSGVQGGAEMGAYATVFPGGAAIDPPNAARLEALWGFAPPAEPGLNAVQMVEAAHRGEMDVLWSIGGNFLDTLPQPDFAREALARVPLRVHQDIVVTTQMLSEPGEAVLLLPAATRYEIPGGTTETTTERRVLFSPEVPGPRVSGARPEWQVLAEVAARADPGRAERIRFDDTQAIREEIARAVPFYAGIEALRRGGDQFQWGGARLCEERFGTPNGRAQFAAMDPPNAEPPEGRFRVSTRRGKQFNSMVQAAKDPLTGAERDSVLMSAEDAERMGLRAGDRICLHNGHGRMTGRVFVAPVRPRNLQVHWPEGNALVPRGACDESGVPDYNAVVEVTRAEE
- a CDS encoding PAS domain S-box protein, with the translated sequence MTTDRAPSDGPAPTGRGAASMSDAAGGLTVDALSLALEAAGVGVWSWDIASGRVTWSSRLAQAHGLPPGSVGGTFEGYVQTIVPDDRPAVLAAIDQALASASPYQIEFRTVRPDGSLHWTRASGRPVLDEQGRVARMLGICSDVTQLREMDERLRDRERAFEALVENAPDVIARFGRDLRHLYVNPAVSAVFGVPAREWLGRTNAEIGIPDDPETLARWQDAIRRVLDTGRDNWFETMAATPAGRRGYHARLTAERGPDGSVESVLAMVRDVTDLVRAREAAVESGERLRGILEAVADGITLFDARGAITYANAAAQRIGGRTEGALCGIDVDGPQWSILMPDGSSLPDDQHPIAVVLRTCALAQGVELDTLRADGRRIGLSVNAVPLRDSAGAPVGAVASYRDVTDRRRADRELRRHAQLLELAHDTVIVHDLDNHISFWNRGAEEMYGYSRDEAMGEVAWELLHTRFPLSFEEVRAALTGRGSWEGEISQLRRDGRRILVASRWALQRDERGEPAAILEINRDVTAQRGAEEELRRSRDHVEALNASLQRKMNETHHRVRNNLQVISALVDMLVIAEGDQVPKAELRRVARHIRSLAAIHDLLTRQARTDAEMEYLSVGEAMAKLEPLIQATASDRDVRFEVEDLRLPVRQGTALAVLVSELVANAIQHGAGDILVAFRPAGEKARLEVTDSGSGFPKGFDPRSDGSTGLDLVRSLAASDLRGTVDAANRPDERGARVTVEFPVPAVP